The following are encoded together in the Culex pipiens pallens isolate TS chromosome 1, TS_CPP_V2, whole genome shotgun sequence genome:
- the LOC120425005 gene encoding phosphatidylinositide phosphatase SAC2 isoform X3 — MEVFQTETYYIFVRKEKSLWWNRTTSEFQIKCGWDLSSVDDIECIGITHGIVGTIALQGVLEPHLIIIKEAIPVGVLYAPHLVYKIKSICILGPDEPDTVILPCSKHNTTTTVKTIPSIGSASAQAGAPGTSSGQSTSSPRSRLFESSALVNKTWGAVKSAGSTIKNTTEKAAAIASNQVKTTVGMVVKDPVRVEKRVMEELHRIFDESDSFYYSLDCDITNNLQRLGEAPDDRFYWNRNMVKDIAKLNDEKWVLPVIQGFVQVEQCVIGSECFTLALVSRRSRFRAGTRYKRRGVDEDGYCANYVETEQVLSLRQHQISFTQVRGSVPIYWSQPGYKYRPPPRLDRDENETHLAFEKHFNREIETYQSVCIINLVEQGGKEKIVGDTYASHVVRYNSDKLTYVTFDFHEYCRGMRFENVSSLIEALAPEAGSMGFHWRDNNGPICNQKAVFRVNCMDCLDRTNVVQTAIGKAVLESQLVKLGLAPPYSQLPEQLKVPFMIVWANNGDVISRQYAGTNALKGDYTRTGERKISGIMKDGMNSANRYFIQHFADSFRQSCIDLMLGNLSPFEPIMEDDVCEALVGVAATALVPARGPPLGYYNHGLMGAEHVLLEELLCSTSYYLARFKDTYRQATIDMMLGNSVSAESVNALGGQAGAVDETDALEGCEHARMLVEDCRRLLLGTAELPVGAWGLIDADPSSVEEK, encoded by the exons ATGGAGGTTTTCCAAACCGAGACTTACTACATCTTTGTGCGCAAGGAGAAAAGCTTGTGGTGGAACCGAACGACGTCGGAATTCCAGATCAAATGCG GCTGGGATCTCTCCTCGGTGGATGACATCGAGTGCATCGGAATAACGCACGGAATCGTCGGTACGATCGCACTGCAGGGCGTTCTCGAGCCTCATCTTATTATCATCAAAGAGGCTATTCCG GTGGGCGTTTTGTACGCGCCTCATTTGGTGTACAAGATCAAGAGCATTTGCATTCTCGGCCCGGATGAGCCTGATACCGTAATACTTCCCTGTTCGAAGCACAATACTACGACTACCGTAAAAACAATTCCCAGCATTGGATCCGCTTCCGCCCAGGCGGGTGCGCCAGGGACATCTTCCGGCCAAAGCACATCGTCTCCCCGAAGCCGGCTATTTGAGAGTTCGGCACTGGTCAACAAGACCTGGGGAGCGGTCAAGAGTGCGGGCAGCACAATCAAGAACACCACGGAAAAGGCGGCCGCGATCGCTTCCAACCAGGTCAAAACCACCGTCGGAATGGTCGTAAAGGATCCGGTCCGGGTGGAGAAACGCGTCATGGAAGAGTTACATCGAATTTTTGACGAAAGTGATAGCTTTTACTATAGCTTAGACTGTGATATTACCAACAATCTCCAGCGTCTCGGGGAGGCCCCGGACGATCGGTTCTACTGGAACCGGAACATGGTGAAGGACATTGCCAAGCTCAACGACGAAAAGTGGGTGCTGCCGGTTATTCAAGGCTTCGTCCAGGTCGAACAGTGCGTAATCGGGAGCGAATGCTTCACGTTGGCACTGGTTTCGCGCAGGTCGCGCTTCCGTGCCGGAACCCGGTACAAGCGCCGTGGCGTCGACGAGGACGGCTACTGTGCCAACTATGTCGAAACGGAGCAGGTTCTCTCGCTTCGACAGCATCAGATCTCGTTCACGCAGGTGCGTGGCTCGGTTCCGATCTACTGGAGTCAGCCCGGATACAAGTACAGACCTCCGCCGAGGTTGGACCGGG ATGAGAACGAAACTCATTTGGCTTTTGAGAAGCACTTTAATCGTGAAATTGAAACTTATCAATCGGTTTGTATTATAAATTTGGTGGAGCAGGGTGGCAAGGAGAAAATTGTCGGCGATACTTACGCCAGCCACGTCGTGCGATACAACTCTGACAAGCTAACCTACGTAACGTTCGATTTCCACGAATATTG CCGTGGCATGCGCTTTGAAAACGTGTCGTCGCTTATCGAAGCATTAGCCCCTGAGGCCGGTTCGATGGGTTTCCATTGGCGGGATAACAACGGTCCCATTTGCAACCAGAAGGCAGTGTTTCGCGTAAACTGTATGGACTGTCTGGACCGTACAAATGTGGTCCAAACGGCAATAGGAAAGGCCGTCCTGGAATCGCAGCTGGTTAAGCTTGGGTTGGCGCCGCCGTACTCGCAGCTGCCGGAACAGTTGAAGGTTCCGTTTATGATCGTTTGGGCCAACAACGGGGACGTTATTAGCAGGCAGTACGCGGGGACTAATGCACTGAAG GGCGATTACACACGGACCGGTGAGAGGAAAATCAGTGGAATCATGAAGGATGGCATGAACTCTGCGAACCG CTACTTTATCCAACACTTTGCCGACTCGTTCCGCCAGAGCTGTATCGACCTGATGCTCGGCAATTTGTCCCCATTCGAGCCAATAATGGAGGACGACGTGTGCGAAGCGCTGGTGGGTGTAGCGGCGACCGCATTGGTTCCGGCCCGGGGTCCCCCCTTGGGGTACTATAACCATGGTCTCATGGGCGCGGAACACGTTCTGCTGGAAGAGCTCCTCTGTAGTACCAG TTACTATCTGGCCCGGTTCAAGGACACCTACCGGCAGGCCACGATCGACATGATGTTGGGGAATTCCGTATCGGCGGAATCGGTGAATGCGCTTGGAGGACAGGCCGGAGCGGTTGACGAAACGGATGCTTTGGAGGGTTGCGAACATGCCCGTATGCTGGTGGAGGACTGCCGGCGTTTGTTGTTAGGCACGGCCGAATTGCCGGTCGGTGCCTGGGGCCTCATCGATGCTGATCCGAG TAGTGTAGaagaaaagtaa
- the LOC120425005 gene encoding phosphatidylinositide phosphatase SAC2 isoform X4: MEVFQTETYYIFVRKEKSLWWNRTTSEFQIKCGWDLSSVDDIECIGITHGIVGTIALQGVLEPHLIIIKEAIPVGVLYAPHLVYKIKSICILGPDEPDTVILPCSKHNTTTTVKTIPSIGSASAQAGAPGTSSGQSTSSPRSRLFESSALVNKTWGAVKSAGSTIKNTTEKAAAIASNQVKTTVGMVVKDPVRVEKRVMEELHRIFDESDSFYYSLDCDITNNLQRLGEAPDDRFYWNRNMVKDIAKLNDEKWVLPVIQGFVQVEQCVIGSECFTLALVSRRSRFRAGTRYKRRGVDEDGYCANYVETEQVLSLRQHQISFTQVRGSVPIYWSQPGYKYRPPPRLDRDENETHLAFEKHFNREIETYQSVCIINLVEQGGKEKIVGDTYASHVVRYNSDKLTYVTFDFHEYCRGMRFENVSSLIEALAPEAGSMGFHWRDNNGPICNQKAVFRVNCMDCLDRTNVVQTAIGKAVLESQLVKLGLAPPYSQLPEQLKVPFMIVWANNGDVISRQYAGTNALKGDYTRTGERKISGIMKDGMNSANRYFIQHFADSFRQSCIDLMLGNLSPFEPIMEDDVCEALVGVAATALVPARGPPLGYYNHGLMGAEHVLLEELLCSTSYYLARFKDTYRQATIDMMLGNSVSAESVNALGGQAGAVDETDALEGCEHARMLVEDCRRLLLGTAELPVGAWGLIDADPSVEEK; encoded by the exons ATGGAGGTTTTCCAAACCGAGACTTACTACATCTTTGTGCGCAAGGAGAAAAGCTTGTGGTGGAACCGAACGACGTCGGAATTCCAGATCAAATGCG GCTGGGATCTCTCCTCGGTGGATGACATCGAGTGCATCGGAATAACGCACGGAATCGTCGGTACGATCGCACTGCAGGGCGTTCTCGAGCCTCATCTTATTATCATCAAAGAGGCTATTCCG GTGGGCGTTTTGTACGCGCCTCATTTGGTGTACAAGATCAAGAGCATTTGCATTCTCGGCCCGGATGAGCCTGATACCGTAATACTTCCCTGTTCGAAGCACAATACTACGACTACCGTAAAAACAATTCCCAGCATTGGATCCGCTTCCGCCCAGGCGGGTGCGCCAGGGACATCTTCCGGCCAAAGCACATCGTCTCCCCGAAGCCGGCTATTTGAGAGTTCGGCACTGGTCAACAAGACCTGGGGAGCGGTCAAGAGTGCGGGCAGCACAATCAAGAACACCACGGAAAAGGCGGCCGCGATCGCTTCCAACCAGGTCAAAACCACCGTCGGAATGGTCGTAAAGGATCCGGTCCGGGTGGAGAAACGCGTCATGGAAGAGTTACATCGAATTTTTGACGAAAGTGATAGCTTTTACTATAGCTTAGACTGTGATATTACCAACAATCTCCAGCGTCTCGGGGAGGCCCCGGACGATCGGTTCTACTGGAACCGGAACATGGTGAAGGACATTGCCAAGCTCAACGACGAAAAGTGGGTGCTGCCGGTTATTCAAGGCTTCGTCCAGGTCGAACAGTGCGTAATCGGGAGCGAATGCTTCACGTTGGCACTGGTTTCGCGCAGGTCGCGCTTCCGTGCCGGAACCCGGTACAAGCGCCGTGGCGTCGACGAGGACGGCTACTGTGCCAACTATGTCGAAACGGAGCAGGTTCTCTCGCTTCGACAGCATCAGATCTCGTTCACGCAGGTGCGTGGCTCGGTTCCGATCTACTGGAGTCAGCCCGGATACAAGTACAGACCTCCGCCGAGGTTGGACCGGG ATGAGAACGAAACTCATTTGGCTTTTGAGAAGCACTTTAATCGTGAAATTGAAACTTATCAATCGGTTTGTATTATAAATTTGGTGGAGCAGGGTGGCAAGGAGAAAATTGTCGGCGATACTTACGCCAGCCACGTCGTGCGATACAACTCTGACAAGCTAACCTACGTAACGTTCGATTTCCACGAATATTG CCGTGGCATGCGCTTTGAAAACGTGTCGTCGCTTATCGAAGCATTAGCCCCTGAGGCCGGTTCGATGGGTTTCCATTGGCGGGATAACAACGGTCCCATTTGCAACCAGAAGGCAGTGTTTCGCGTAAACTGTATGGACTGTCTGGACCGTACAAATGTGGTCCAAACGGCAATAGGAAAGGCCGTCCTGGAATCGCAGCTGGTTAAGCTTGGGTTGGCGCCGCCGTACTCGCAGCTGCCGGAACAGTTGAAGGTTCCGTTTATGATCGTTTGGGCCAACAACGGGGACGTTATTAGCAGGCAGTACGCGGGGACTAATGCACTGAAG GGCGATTACACACGGACCGGTGAGAGGAAAATCAGTGGAATCATGAAGGATGGCATGAACTCTGCGAACCG CTACTTTATCCAACACTTTGCCGACTCGTTCCGCCAGAGCTGTATCGACCTGATGCTCGGCAATTTGTCCCCATTCGAGCCAATAATGGAGGACGACGTGTGCGAAGCGCTGGTGGGTGTAGCGGCGACCGCATTGGTTCCGGCCCGGGGTCCCCCCTTGGGGTACTATAACCATGGTCTCATGGGCGCGGAACACGTTCTGCTGGAAGAGCTCCTCTGTAGTACCAG TTACTATCTGGCCCGGTTCAAGGACACCTACCGGCAGGCCACGATCGACATGATGTTGGGGAATTCCGTATCGGCGGAATCGGTGAATGCGCTTGGAGGACAGGCCGGAGCGGTTGACGAAACGGATGCTTTGGAGGGTTGCGAACATGCCCGTATGCTGGTGGAGGACTGCCGGCGTTTGTTGTTAGGCACGGCCGAATTGCCGGTCGGTGCCTGGGGCCTCATCGATGCTGATCCGAG TGTAGaagaaaagtaa
- the LOC120425005 gene encoding phosphatidylinositide phosphatase SAC2 isoform X1 has translation MEVFQTETYYIFVRKEKSLWWNRTTSEFQIKCGWDLSSVDDIECIGITHGIVGTIALQGVLEPHLIIIKEAIPVGVLYAPHLVYKIKSICILGPDEPDTVILPCSKHNTTTTVKTIPSIGSASAQAGAPGTSSGQSTSSPRSRLFESSALVNKTWGAVKSAGSTIKNTTEKAAAIASNQVKTTVGMVVKDPVRVEKRVMEELHRIFDESDSFYYSLDCDITNNLQRLGEAPDDRFYWNRNMVKDIAKLNDEKWVLPVIQGFVQVEQCVIGSECFTLALVSRRSRFRAGTRYKRRGVDEDGYCANYVETEQVLSLRQHQISFTQVRGSVPIYWSQPGYKYRPPPRLDRDENETHLAFEKHFNREIETYQSVCIINLVEQGGKEKIVGDTYASHVVRYNSDKLTYVTFDFHEYCRGMRFENVSSLIEALAPEAGSMGFHWRDNNGPICNQKAVFRVNCMDCLDRTNVVQTAIGKAVLESQLVKLGLAPPYSQLPEQLKVPFMIVWANNGDVISRQYAGTNALKGDYTRTGERKISGIMKDGMNSANRYFIQHFADSFRQSCIDLMLGNLSPFEPIMEDDVCEALVGVAATALVPARGPPLGYYNHGLMGAEHVLLEELLCSTSYYLARFKDTYRQATIDMMLGNSVSAESVNALGGQAGAVDETDALEGCEHARMLVEDCRRLLLGTAELPVGAWGLIDADPSTGDPNETEVDTILILTDDSYIVAEYDSHLDKIVRFENVSLDNVTLIELGLFQHSKMFQGPAPAYLCIRLNYTVDGVDGYFHMFRSPNIRFFNNVAVVIRKTEEITESLAAIVDLFRIALESRGRSNVPLLCGGSLQRRKSRTLLSVPQGIPRNLSESQLVQIGSKALSNVAGQFSKIGQSLNPAKIGRGTSGKKDKDATAVPSVSTAAVSDGIGHGKFTVGSRSSSLQKAEGSSSESEEAEPGMYDLADLVQENPLYNENVFLPSVGIVMGGSGNSGTDGSSTSLLVERDSFAKMSSDVSTMSISSVTDHINMPAGMLECASPIRGRSPTPEIRVDQSTAEVMDKSISDGKAGRDLSLNLTGNQGDNALKQLKRLTSPLSNIGKGLQSLGANLDPRKMAVKTPVLPARSMETPTAEIKRLEEKWDNAKCRSKLIAL, from the exons ATGGAGGTTTTCCAAACCGAGACTTACTACATCTTTGTGCGCAAGGAGAAAAGCTTGTGGTGGAACCGAACGACGTCGGAATTCCAGATCAAATGCG GCTGGGATCTCTCCTCGGTGGATGACATCGAGTGCATCGGAATAACGCACGGAATCGTCGGTACGATCGCACTGCAGGGCGTTCTCGAGCCTCATCTTATTATCATCAAAGAGGCTATTCCG GTGGGCGTTTTGTACGCGCCTCATTTGGTGTACAAGATCAAGAGCATTTGCATTCTCGGCCCGGATGAGCCTGATACCGTAATACTTCCCTGTTCGAAGCACAATACTACGACTACCGTAAAAACAATTCCCAGCATTGGATCCGCTTCCGCCCAGGCGGGTGCGCCAGGGACATCTTCCGGCCAAAGCACATCGTCTCCCCGAAGCCGGCTATTTGAGAGTTCGGCACTGGTCAACAAGACCTGGGGAGCGGTCAAGAGTGCGGGCAGCACAATCAAGAACACCACGGAAAAGGCGGCCGCGATCGCTTCCAACCAGGTCAAAACCACCGTCGGAATGGTCGTAAAGGATCCGGTCCGGGTGGAGAAACGCGTCATGGAAGAGTTACATCGAATTTTTGACGAAAGTGATAGCTTTTACTATAGCTTAGACTGTGATATTACCAACAATCTCCAGCGTCTCGGGGAGGCCCCGGACGATCGGTTCTACTGGAACCGGAACATGGTGAAGGACATTGCCAAGCTCAACGACGAAAAGTGGGTGCTGCCGGTTATTCAAGGCTTCGTCCAGGTCGAACAGTGCGTAATCGGGAGCGAATGCTTCACGTTGGCACTGGTTTCGCGCAGGTCGCGCTTCCGTGCCGGAACCCGGTACAAGCGCCGTGGCGTCGACGAGGACGGCTACTGTGCCAACTATGTCGAAACGGAGCAGGTTCTCTCGCTTCGACAGCATCAGATCTCGTTCACGCAGGTGCGTGGCTCGGTTCCGATCTACTGGAGTCAGCCCGGATACAAGTACAGACCTCCGCCGAGGTTGGACCGGG ATGAGAACGAAACTCATTTGGCTTTTGAGAAGCACTTTAATCGTGAAATTGAAACTTATCAATCGGTTTGTATTATAAATTTGGTGGAGCAGGGTGGCAAGGAGAAAATTGTCGGCGATACTTACGCCAGCCACGTCGTGCGATACAACTCTGACAAGCTAACCTACGTAACGTTCGATTTCCACGAATATTG CCGTGGCATGCGCTTTGAAAACGTGTCGTCGCTTATCGAAGCATTAGCCCCTGAGGCCGGTTCGATGGGTTTCCATTGGCGGGATAACAACGGTCCCATTTGCAACCAGAAGGCAGTGTTTCGCGTAAACTGTATGGACTGTCTGGACCGTACAAATGTGGTCCAAACGGCAATAGGAAAGGCCGTCCTGGAATCGCAGCTGGTTAAGCTTGGGTTGGCGCCGCCGTACTCGCAGCTGCCGGAACAGTTGAAGGTTCCGTTTATGATCGTTTGGGCCAACAACGGGGACGTTATTAGCAGGCAGTACGCGGGGACTAATGCACTGAAG GGCGATTACACACGGACCGGTGAGAGGAAAATCAGTGGAATCATGAAGGATGGCATGAACTCTGCGAACCG CTACTTTATCCAACACTTTGCCGACTCGTTCCGCCAGAGCTGTATCGACCTGATGCTCGGCAATTTGTCCCCATTCGAGCCAATAATGGAGGACGACGTGTGCGAAGCGCTGGTGGGTGTAGCGGCGACCGCATTGGTTCCGGCCCGGGGTCCCCCCTTGGGGTACTATAACCATGGTCTCATGGGCGCGGAACACGTTCTGCTGGAAGAGCTCCTCTGTAGTACCAG TTACTATCTGGCCCGGTTCAAGGACACCTACCGGCAGGCCACGATCGACATGATGTTGGGGAATTCCGTATCGGCGGAATCGGTGAATGCGCTTGGAGGACAGGCCGGAGCGGTTGACGAAACGGATGCTTTGGAGGGTTGCGAACATGCCCGTATGCTGGTGGAGGACTGCCGGCGTTTGTTGTTAGGCACGGCCGAATTGCCGGTCGGTGCCTGGGGCCTCATCGATGCTGATCCGAG CACCGGCGACCCGAACGAAACGGAGGTGGATACCATTCTAATCCTAACGGACGATTCGTATATCGTGGCAGAGTACGACTCGCATCTGGATAAGATTGTCCGCTTCGAGAACGTGTCGTTGGACAACGTTACGCTGATCGAGTTGGGACTGTTTCAGCACAGCAAAATGTTCCAGGGACCGGCACCGGCTTATCTCTGCATACGGCTCAACTACACCGTGGACGGAGTGGATGGATACTTTCACATGTTTCGATCGCCCAATATCCGGTTTTTCAACAACGTTGCTGTGGTGATCCGGAAGACGGAGGAAATTACCGAATCGTTGGCGGCGATCGTGGATCTGTTTCGGATTGCGTTGGAAAGTCGTGGACGGAGCAACGTTCCATTGCTTTGTGGAGGAAGCCTGCAGCGTCGGAAGAGTCGCACTCTGCTCTCGGTTCCGCAGGGTATCCCGAGGAATCTCTCCGAGTCGCAGTTGGTTCAGATCGGGTCTAAGGCACTTAGTAACGTGGCAGGACAGTTTTCCAAGATCGGACAGAGTTTGAATCCGGCAAAGATTGGTCGTGGAACTTCCGGGAAGAAGGACAAGGATGCAACGGCCGTCCCAAGTGTGAGCACGGCTGCGGTCTCCGATGGAATCGGTCACGGTAAATTCACCGTTGGATCGCGCAGTTCTAGCCTGCAAAAGGCCGAAGGTTCAAGCTCAGAATCTGAGGAAGCCGAACCGGGAATGTACGATCTGGCAGATTTGGTGCAGGAGAATCCACTGTACAACGAAAATGTTTTCCTACCGTCAGTGGGCATCGTCATGGGTGGTTCCGGGAACAGCGGAACCGACGGCAGCTCGACATCATTGCTTGTTGAAAGGGACAGTTTTGCGAAAATGTCTTCGGACGTTTCGACAATGTCCATTTCGTCGGTCACGGATCACATCAATATGCCAGCCGGAATGCTCGAGTGCGCTTCGCCAATCCGTGGCCGCAGCCCAACTCCGGAGATACGGGTTGATCAGAGCACCGCAGAGGTCATGGACAAATCGATATCGGATGGGAAAGCTGGAAG GGATCTCTCACTAAACTTGACTGGAAATCAAGGCGATAACGCTCTGAAACAGCTAAAGAGACTCACAAGTCCTCTTTCAAACATTGGCAAAGGGTTGCAAAGCTTGGGTGCTAATCTCGACCCTCGTAAAATGGCAGTGAAG ACTCCGGTACTTCCGGCGCGTAGTATGGAAACACCTACAGCGGAAATTAAGCGGCTCGAGGAGAAGTGGGACAACGCCAAATGTCGCAGCAAGCTTATCGCGTTGTAA
- the LOC120425005 gene encoding phosphatidylinositide phosphatase SAC2 isoform X2 encodes MEVFQTETYYIFVRKEKSLWWNRTTSEFQIKCGWDLSSVDDIECIGITHGIVGTIALQGVLEPHLIIIKEAIPVGVLYAPHLVYKIKSICILGPDEPDTVILPCSKHNTTTTVKTIPSIGSASAQAGAPGTSSGQSTSSPRSRLFESSALVNKTWGAVKSAGSTIKNTTEKAAAIASNQVKTTVGMVVKDPVRVEKRVMEELHRIFDESDSFYYSLDCDITNNLQRLGEAPDDRFYWNRNMVKDIAKLNDEKWVLPVIQGFVQVEQCVIGSECFTLALVSRRSRFRAGTRYKRRGVDEDGYCANYVETEQVLSLRQHQISFTQVRGSVPIYWSQPGYKYRPPPRLDRDENETHLAFEKHFNREIETYQSVCIINLVEQGGKEKIVGDTYASHVVRYNSDKLTYVTFDFHEYCRGMRFENVSSLIEALAPEAGSMGFHWRDNNGPICNQKAVFRVNCMDCLDRTNVVQTAIGKAVLESQLVKLGLAPPYSQLPEQLKVPFMIVWANNGDVISRQYAGTNALKGDYTRTGERKISGIMKDGMNSANRYYLARFKDTYRQATIDMMLGNSVSAESVNALGGQAGAVDETDALEGCEHARMLVEDCRRLLLGTAELPVGAWGLIDADPSTGDPNETEVDTILILTDDSYIVAEYDSHLDKIVRFENVSLDNVTLIELGLFQHSKMFQGPAPAYLCIRLNYTVDGVDGYFHMFRSPNIRFFNNVAVVIRKTEEITESLAAIVDLFRIALESRGRSNVPLLCGGSLQRRKSRTLLSVPQGIPRNLSESQLVQIGSKALSNVAGQFSKIGQSLNPAKIGRGTSGKKDKDATAVPSVSTAAVSDGIGHGKFTVGSRSSSLQKAEGSSSESEEAEPGMYDLADLVQENPLYNENVFLPSVGIVMGGSGNSGTDGSSTSLLVERDSFAKMSSDVSTMSISSVTDHINMPAGMLECASPIRGRSPTPEIRVDQSTAEVMDKSISDGKAGRDLSLNLTGNQGDNALKQLKRLTSPLSNIGKGLQSLGANLDPRKMAVKTPVLPARSMETPTAEIKRLEEKWDNAKCRSKLIAL; translated from the exons ATGGAGGTTTTCCAAACCGAGACTTACTACATCTTTGTGCGCAAGGAGAAAAGCTTGTGGTGGAACCGAACGACGTCGGAATTCCAGATCAAATGCG GCTGGGATCTCTCCTCGGTGGATGACATCGAGTGCATCGGAATAACGCACGGAATCGTCGGTACGATCGCACTGCAGGGCGTTCTCGAGCCTCATCTTATTATCATCAAAGAGGCTATTCCG GTGGGCGTTTTGTACGCGCCTCATTTGGTGTACAAGATCAAGAGCATTTGCATTCTCGGCCCGGATGAGCCTGATACCGTAATACTTCCCTGTTCGAAGCACAATACTACGACTACCGTAAAAACAATTCCCAGCATTGGATCCGCTTCCGCCCAGGCGGGTGCGCCAGGGACATCTTCCGGCCAAAGCACATCGTCTCCCCGAAGCCGGCTATTTGAGAGTTCGGCACTGGTCAACAAGACCTGGGGAGCGGTCAAGAGTGCGGGCAGCACAATCAAGAACACCACGGAAAAGGCGGCCGCGATCGCTTCCAACCAGGTCAAAACCACCGTCGGAATGGTCGTAAAGGATCCGGTCCGGGTGGAGAAACGCGTCATGGAAGAGTTACATCGAATTTTTGACGAAAGTGATAGCTTTTACTATAGCTTAGACTGTGATATTACCAACAATCTCCAGCGTCTCGGGGAGGCCCCGGACGATCGGTTCTACTGGAACCGGAACATGGTGAAGGACATTGCCAAGCTCAACGACGAAAAGTGGGTGCTGCCGGTTATTCAAGGCTTCGTCCAGGTCGAACAGTGCGTAATCGGGAGCGAATGCTTCACGTTGGCACTGGTTTCGCGCAGGTCGCGCTTCCGTGCCGGAACCCGGTACAAGCGCCGTGGCGTCGACGAGGACGGCTACTGTGCCAACTATGTCGAAACGGAGCAGGTTCTCTCGCTTCGACAGCATCAGATCTCGTTCACGCAGGTGCGTGGCTCGGTTCCGATCTACTGGAGTCAGCCCGGATACAAGTACAGACCTCCGCCGAGGTTGGACCGGG ATGAGAACGAAACTCATTTGGCTTTTGAGAAGCACTTTAATCGTGAAATTGAAACTTATCAATCGGTTTGTATTATAAATTTGGTGGAGCAGGGTGGCAAGGAGAAAATTGTCGGCGATACTTACGCCAGCCACGTCGTGCGATACAACTCTGACAAGCTAACCTACGTAACGTTCGATTTCCACGAATATTG CCGTGGCATGCGCTTTGAAAACGTGTCGTCGCTTATCGAAGCATTAGCCCCTGAGGCCGGTTCGATGGGTTTCCATTGGCGGGATAACAACGGTCCCATTTGCAACCAGAAGGCAGTGTTTCGCGTAAACTGTATGGACTGTCTGGACCGTACAAATGTGGTCCAAACGGCAATAGGAAAGGCCGTCCTGGAATCGCAGCTGGTTAAGCTTGGGTTGGCGCCGCCGTACTCGCAGCTGCCGGAACAGTTGAAGGTTCCGTTTATGATCGTTTGGGCCAACAACGGGGACGTTATTAGCAGGCAGTACGCGGGGACTAATGCACTGAAG GGCGATTACACACGGACCGGTGAGAGGAAAATCAGTGGAATCATGAAGGATGGCATGAACTCTGCGAACCG TTACTATCTGGCCCGGTTCAAGGACACCTACCGGCAGGCCACGATCGACATGATGTTGGGGAATTCCGTATCGGCGGAATCGGTGAATGCGCTTGGAGGACAGGCCGGAGCGGTTGACGAAACGGATGCTTTGGAGGGTTGCGAACATGCCCGTATGCTGGTGGAGGACTGCCGGCGTTTGTTGTTAGGCACGGCCGAATTGCCGGTCGGTGCCTGGGGCCTCATCGATGCTGATCCGAG CACCGGCGACCCGAACGAAACGGAGGTGGATACCATTCTAATCCTAACGGACGATTCGTATATCGTGGCAGAGTACGACTCGCATCTGGATAAGATTGTCCGCTTCGAGAACGTGTCGTTGGACAACGTTACGCTGATCGAGTTGGGACTGTTTCAGCACAGCAAAATGTTCCAGGGACCGGCACCGGCTTATCTCTGCATACGGCTCAACTACACCGTGGACGGAGTGGATGGATACTTTCACATGTTTCGATCGCCCAATATCCGGTTTTTCAACAACGTTGCTGTGGTGATCCGGAAGACGGAGGAAATTACCGAATCGTTGGCGGCGATCGTGGATCTGTTTCGGATTGCGTTGGAAAGTCGTGGACGGAGCAACGTTCCATTGCTTTGTGGAGGAAGCCTGCAGCGTCGGAAGAGTCGCACTCTGCTCTCGGTTCCGCAGGGTATCCCGAGGAATCTCTCCGAGTCGCAGTTGGTTCAGATCGGGTCTAAGGCACTTAGTAACGTGGCAGGACAGTTTTCCAAGATCGGACAGAGTTTGAATCCGGCAAAGATTGGTCGTGGAACTTCCGGGAAGAAGGACAAGGATGCAACGGCCGTCCCAAGTGTGAGCACGGCTGCGGTCTCCGATGGAATCGGTCACGGTAAATTCACCGTTGGATCGCGCAGTTCTAGCCTGCAAAAGGCCGAAGGTTCAAGCTCAGAATCTGAGGAAGCCGAACCGGGAATGTACGATCTGGCAGATTTGGTGCAGGAGAATCCACTGTACAACGAAAATGTTTTCCTACCGTCAGTGGGCATCGTCATGGGTGGTTCCGGGAACAGCGGAACCGACGGCAGCTCGACATCATTGCTTGTTGAAAGGGACAGTTTTGCGAAAATGTCTTCGGACGTTTCGACAATGTCCATTTCGTCGGTCACGGATCACATCAATATGCCAGCCGGAATGCTCGAGTGCGCTTCGCCAATCCGTGGCCGCAGCCCAACTCCGGAGATACGGGTTGATCAGAGCACCGCAGAGGTCATGGACAAATCGATATCGGATGGGAAAGCTGGAAG GGATCTCTCACTAAACTTGACTGGAAATCAAGGCGATAACGCTCTGAAACAGCTAAAGAGACTCACAAGTCCTCTTTCAAACATTGGCAAAGGGTTGCAAAGCTTGGGTGCTAATCTCGACCCTCGTAAAATGGCAGTGAAG ACTCCGGTACTTCCGGCGCGTAGTATGGAAACACCTACAGCGGAAATTAAGCGGCTCGAGGAGAAGTGGGACAACGCCAAATGTCGCAGCAAGCTTATCGCGTTGTAA